From the Solanum stenotomum isolate F172 chromosome 4, ASM1918654v1, whole genome shotgun sequence genome, one window contains:
- the LOC125863218 gene encoding acetate--CoA ligase CCL3-like has product MAPERDIDDLPRNKANYTALTPLWFLERAATVFPNRKSLIHGSVEYTWHQTYRRCRQLASALTKNSVTFGSTVAVIAPNVPAMYEAHFGIPMSGAVINAVNVRLNAQTIAFLLGHCAASIVMVDQEYFPLAEEALKVWENNSKGNFNAPLLIVIADKNCDPTPVQYALEKGAIEYEKFVETGDPDFTWKAPEDEWQTIALGYTSGTTASPKGVVLHHRGAYIMAMSNAVVWSMPEGAVYLWTLPLFHCNGWCFVWTLATICGTNICLRQVTAKAVYSAIAHLGVTHFSAAPVVLNTIVNAPKEETILPLPRLVHVSTAGASPPPSVLAAMSQRGFRVLHTYGLSETYGPSTLCTWKPEWDLLPLDIQARLQARQGVRYVGLEHLDVVSTNDMKPVPADGKTIGEIVFRGNIVMKGYLKNPKANEEAFAGGWYHSGDLAVKHPDGYIEIKDRSKDIIISGGENISSVEVENNLYLHPAILEVSVVARPDEQWGESPCAFVTLKPGLKETDQRKLADDIINFSRSKMPKFWVPKSVVFGPLPKTATGKIQKHVLRAKAKEMGPMKKSRL; this is encoded by the exons atggCTCCGGAGAGAGATATTGATGATCTTCCCAGGAACAAGGCGAATTACACGGCGTTAACTCCGTTATGGTTTTTAGAGAGGGCGGCGACTGTATTTCCTAATCGGAAATCGTTAATTCACGGCTCCGTTGAGTACACGTGGCACCAGACGTACCGGCGTTGCCGTCAATTAGCCTCTGCTTTAACTAAAAACTCCGTCACCTTTGGAAGCACG GTTGCAGTTATTGCCCCAAATGTCCCGGCTATGTATGAAGCTCATTTCGGAATTCCAATGTCTGGAGCTGTTATAAATGCTGTGAATGTTCGTCTAAATGCGCAAACAATTGCTTTTCTATTGGGACATTGTGCGGCGTCTATTGTCATGGTGGATCAAGAGTATTTTCCGTTGGCTGAGGAAGCGTTGAAAGTATGGGAAAATAACAGTAAAGGAAACTTTAATGCTCCGCTTTTGATTGTAATTGCTGATAAAAACTGTGATCCAACGCCGGTTCAGTATGCTCTTGAGAAAGGGGCAATTGAATATGAGAAATTCGTAGAAACTGGTGATCCAGACTTTACGTGGAAGGCACCAGAGGATGAATGGCAAACCATTGCTTTGGGATATACTTCCGGCACAACGGCTAGTCCTAAAGGAGTGGTGTTGCACCATCGTGGCGCTTATATTATGGCTATGAGTAATGCGGTGGTTTGGAGTATGCCAGAGGGAGCTGTGTATCTGTGGACTCTACCGTTGTTTCATTGTAATGGTTGGTGTTTCGTTTGGACACTTGCTACGATTTGTGGGACTAACATATGTCTTAGACAG GTAACCGCTAAGGCTGTTTATTCAGCCATAGCACATCTTGGTGTGACTCATTTTTCTGCTGCACCGGTGGTACTCAACACTATAGTTAACGCCCCAAAAGAGGAGACTATCCTTCCTCTGCCTCGTCTTGTGCACGTAAGCACAGCTGGTGCTTCTCCTCCTCCATCTGTACTTGCTGCAATGTCACAACGTGGTTTCCGTGTCTTACACACTTATGGCCTTTCTGAAACCTATGGTCCATCCACTCTATGCACGTGGAAGCCTGAGTGGGATTTACTTCCTCTAGACATTCAAGCACGTCTACAAGCACGCCAAGGTGTCAGATACGTTGGTCTAGAGCATTTAGACGTTGTCAGTACAAACGACATGAAACCCGTTCCAGCAGATGGAAAAACAATAGGGGAGATTGTCTTCAGAGGTAATATTGTAATGAAAGGTTACTTGAAGAATCCGAAAGCTAACGAGGAAGCTTTTGCTGGAGGGTGGTATCATTCGGGTGATCTTGCAGTTAAACATCCAGACGGATACATAGAAATCAAAGACAGATCAAAGGACATCATCATTTCTGGAGGTGAAAACATAAGTAGTGTAGAAGTTGAGAATAACCTTTACTTACATCCTGCAATACTCGAGGTCTCTGTAGTTGCAAGGCCCGACGAGCAATGGGGTGAGTCACCATGTGCATTCGTGACGTTGAAGCCTGGTTTGAAGGAGACAGATCAACGGAAGTTGGCTGACGATATCATCAACTTCAGTCGATCGAAAATGCCTAAGTTTTGGGTTCCAAAATCAGTTGTTTTTGGACCATTGCCAAAGACTGCTACTGGGAAAATACAAAAGCATGTGTTGAGGGCAAAGGCAAAGGAAATGGGACCAATGAAGAAGAGtagattataa